The DNA region GCCGGTACTCTCTTTTTCATGGATATGAAGCAACCGGTCAAATGGGCGGATACAAAATACCCCAAACAATAAAATAAATGCAACAAGGCTATAGGAAACGTATTTTTTATTGAGCAGCAGCCACTGAACAAAAAAAGTGTTGCTGTAAAAAACGATCATAAAAGTAAGTCCGAACAACCAGTAGTCGGTGTTGTGCAAAAGGATCATGATATCGCCAAACCCGCTGCCGCTATGCAAAAAGATCAGCGGGATGGCCATAAGCGTTATCCAGCCGGTTAAATGCAGGGTGATCGAGATCGTTTTAATTCGAGACATGCAGTAAAGTAACACAATCGGCTTTTACAGAAGAATAAACAATCGGCGACCGGGCTAAATGTATAGATGAAATACCCATACAATTAACTTAAAGGAGCCCACATGAAATAAACGTCAGAAAAAAGGCCTTGATTTGAAACATGGTGATCCGTTCATCATTAAAAAAAGGCCGTTCATCTATGGACACCGTCTTAAATTAAAGTTTGCCATTACGTTTACACGGGGAAAAATACCCGCACGTTTATTCTTAATCAGCAGAATATTCGCCAGGTAATTGATAGCATGAAACTTAAAATATTTGTCTTAAGCATATCAATATTATTGAGTAACGCAAGGCTGTATGCGCAGCAAAAAACTATCTCGGGAACGGTTATTGACAGCGCCACCCGCATGCCGGTTAATGGTGTTACCGTTGTTTTAAATCCGGTAAACCAAACAGCTATTACCAGCGAAACCGGATACTTTTCTTACAGGAACGTGGGGCCGGCGGCACTGTCCCTTACAATTACCGCCGTGGGCTACCAAAAAAAAGTTATTCCACTTACCGGGTATGGCCTTAAGCCCCTGATATGCCTGAGCCCAAAACAGACCTTATTAACCGATGTGGTGATCACTGCTAATAACCCGAACCCTTATAAAGCCATCAGCGAAACAGATATAAAATTACGCGGGGTTTCTAATTCGCAGGAAGTGCTGCGCATAGTTCCGGGCCTGTTTATTGGCCAGCACCAGGGCGGCGGTAAGGCGGAGCAGATTTTTTTGAGGGGATTTGACAATGATCATGGTACCGACATCAATATGAGCGTTGATGGTATGCCGATCAATATGGTATCGCAGGCGCATGGACAGGGTTATGCAGATAGTCATTTTATCATCCCCGAAACGATTGAAAGCACCAATTATCAAAAAGGCATGTATAATGCAGAAAAAGGCGACCTCGCCGTGACCGGATTTGTGAACTTTAACACAGCCAACGCGATCAGTGCTAACCAAATCAAAATAGAAGGCGGACAGTTTAATACATACCGGGTATTTGGCATGGTCAACCTGCTCGGCGAAAAAGCTAAAGTCAATAACCAGTCCTGGTATGCCGCTTCAGAATACCGCTACAGCGATAGTTATTTTGATAACCCTCAACACTTTAAGCGTTTCAATTTTTTCACCAAATATCATGGCAGGTTAAACGCTGATAATTGGCTAACGGTTAGCACTTCTGCTTTATCGAGTGCATGGAAAGCATCAGGCCAGATTCCGGAAAGCGCGGTAAACGAAGATGTCGTTGGTTTTTATGGTGCGCTTGATCCCAATGAAGGAGGTACAACATCGCGCATCAATGTAAATGCACAGCTTTTAACCGGGCTTTCAAATCATGACATCCTCGAAAATCAATTTTATTATTCGCGGTATAAATTTGATCTGCATACCAATTTTACGTTTTACCTGGCAGATACAGTTCATGGTGATGAGATCCGTCAACGGGAATCGCGCAATTTGTACGGCTATAACGGCAGTTACCTTCATGAAGCCTACATAGGCAGCACCAGGCTGACAACGGAAGCAGGGATCAATATCCGGCTGGATATAACCAAAGGTTCCGAACTGTCTCATACGGTCAATAACTTTACGGTTATCGATCCAATTAAATTGGGTGACATTACCGAATTGAATGCAGGGGCTTATCTGAATGAAATGTTCCGGTTCAGCTCAAAGTTTTCCATGAATGCCGGTTTAAGGTTCGATCAGTTTTATTACCGGTATAATAATAAACTGGCTACCGACAGCACACTTAACGGTATCGGTATTTATACCGCCAATAATAATGCAGTGAGCCCCAAATTGAATTTTTATTACCAGGTTAATGACAAAACCCAGCTTTATTTATTAACCGGGAAAGGTTTTCACTCCAATGATACACGGGTGGTTGTAGCTCAGGGAGGGTTGCAAACTTTGCCCGCAGCATACGGTGCCGATTTGGGCACAGTATTTAAACCTGCCAAAAACCTGTTATTTAACGCTGCCTTATGGTACAGTTACCTGCAAAAAGAATATGTATATGGTGGTGATGGCGGTTCGGTAGAGTTTAGTGGCCGTACCCGCCGCATTGGTTTTGACCTGTCCGGACGTTACCAGCCACTCAAATCCTTGTATTTTGATGCGGATGTAAATTACGCACACGGGCGCTCGCTGGATGACCCGGCAGGGGCAAACTATATTCCTTTAGCACCTGTTTGGAGCAGCACGGGTGGCATAACTTATATTTTTAAATACGGCTTTAACGGAAGCCTGCGCTACCGGTATCTTGGCGACCGCGCAGCAAATGCCGATTACAGCCTGATTGCCAGGGGCTATTTCATTAATGACCTGGTATTGAATTATACCCGGCCCAAATATGAAATTGGCTTAACCATAAATAATCTGTTCAATGTAAAGTGGAAGGAAACTCAATTTGAAACAGTTACCCGGTTAAAAAACCAGGCGCCTGTTGATGGAATAGCTTTTACAGCAGGAACAAAGTTCGCAGCTCTGGTACATCTCAGTTATTTCTTTAAATAATTCCTATTCGGGGAAGCTTTAGATGGAATTTTTGTTATGGGTTTGAGGAAGGGATTGCCTTTAAAAAAATAAAAGCCTCCCAACCTTGCGTCGGGAGACTTTCAACCTAAACCTTATCACAATTAAACCGGTAAGTTTACCAGTTCGTGAATCTTATTACAATCCCTGTGCCAAAAATTGAAACTTTTTAAATTTTTATTTAATGTATCCTTGTTGATACATTAACAATAGGTTAAAGGGGAGTTCCCTTTACAAAATGTGTGCAATTAAGTGTCAAAAAGACACCATGGTTTTTATTGGCATACAGAAAACTGAACACTTTATGCCTCTTTTGCAGCTTTTTTTCTACGCAGATAACTGTCAGTTAAAAATAGCGCCAAAATTACATCAAACACGAAAAAACTTTTCATGAAAGCGCTATTGAAAATGGTGTTGGCCGCGGGCAATTTAAAATCTGCAGGTAGTTTAATGTTTACAACACTGAACGGATTTCCTGAAATTTGTACATTTGAAAGGGTGATTGCCAGCAGGGCCAATATACTTAGCACAAAAAAGGCCGCAATACCGAGTATAATCTTTTTATTTATAGTTGATTTTAGAGGTGCCAGTGCCTGATCTGCCCTGATAGCTTCCATTACATTATAGGTAAAGGCCATTGATGGTTCATCAAGTTCCAGGTTTGCAAATTCCTGGTTTAGCACAAGCAACTCGGTGTACTTTTGTTTGTACAGTTCGTCTTCCTCAATAAGCCGGGCAATGGCTTCCTGCTCAGCCGGTGTGCAGGTACCATCAATATAGCTCCAAAGTTTTTCTTCGATGGTGTTCATATCAGTTCTTTTACCTCGTGTTTTAAATTGCGCTCCAGCTTTTCTTTCAAACGCTGGCGTGCCCTAAATAGTTTAACCTTAACGGTATTTGTTTCAATACCCATTGTTTGGGCAATTTCTTCTAACGATTGCTCCCCTTTATAAAACAGGGTAATAATAGTGGCATCATCGGGCAGTAATTGCTCAATTGCCTGGTTCAGGTAATATGACCGCGATTTATTTTCTGCGTTGTTGGTATCATATGCCGATTCATGGCTCTCAACCTGCACAAATGTACCTTCATCATCAATCGAATCGGTATCCACCCGTTTCTTTCTTAAAAATGTCATAGCTGTAGTATAAACTATACTATATAGCCATGTACTAAATTTCGACTGCCCCTGGAACGAAGCCAGCGAGCGGTAAGCTTTCACAAAACAATCCTGCGCAATCTCCTCAGCATCTTCCCGGCCCTTTGCAAAACGCATGGCCAGTGTAAAAACAAAACGTTGGTGCCGTTTAACCAAGTCAGCGTACGCGAACCGGTTACCAGCCAGGGTTTGCTCAATAAGTTCGATATCTGAAAGCTTGCTCTGCATTATATAACCGCTGTGACCACACTTTTACAGACCAGGTTACACCTTTATGTAAATATAATTTATTTTGATGGTAATAGATATGGTATTAGGTGATTGCGCGTGGGGCGCGTTAGAGATTGCAGTGTAAAGCCCGCAGCGCGTATAAGGGTTGCGGGTAGGAAAGGCGAGGACTTGCAACGAAAAGCCTGGGCCGGAGGCAACGCCATTGTCTGAATCAGAATTTACAGAATTTGATAATTGACCGAATGCTAAACCAATAAAACAATCCTTAGTTTATTTAGCTCAGGTATGATATTAAAAGAAATCCGAATTCGAAAATCCCAACTCGGAAATCAATCATTGCGTTGCCTGCGGCCGGGCTTTACGCTCATACGCCTGCTGGCATTACGCTCCCGGCCGGTATCCGCTTCAATCCCTAACGCACATTTTGGTGCAATTTAGATTCTGTTGTTTAAACTCAATAATCCAAATATGCTCCCTTTTATTCGTAACATACGCCCCAGTATTCAATCTCATAATTTTGTATTTTTACATTTATAAAAGGGATATTGTACGTTGATGGATGAAAACAGGCTAAATATTTTAAATAGCTCAAACAGGATGCTCAGCAAGCTTCAGCTGCTGTCGGTATTTTTTGAAGATGAACTCATTTATAAGATCTACCTGCGTACCCAGGTTATCCATAAGCTTTTTGAAACCAATCCCGAAATCGATATCAACAAGCTGGAACTTTTTCATGTGCAATTTACCACCAGTCTGGTCGACCTGCTCCGCAAGATCAAAAAGAACAACGAGAACAATGTAAGCCTTGTGCTCGACGAGATCCAGCTTACCCGGGAGATGATTGATAAGATAGACGACAATATACTCACCGAGCAGGATTTCAAAATTGACAGGCAAAGGCAGGCGCTGAAAGTGAACCTTTCATTACGGAAGCTTTACCAGGTACTTTCAGACAACTCGGCTGATTATCCCTTCTCCAAAAACATCAATGCCTTCAGCCTGCGCTATGGTTCCGATTTTTTTTATAGCATAACTCCCGAACTGTATAATGAACTTGTGCAGCATAACTATAATGATACCTATCATAATAACTACGCTACTATTCAGCGTAAGCTGATGGGGGTATTGTTAAAACGCGAGTTCCGTACAGAGTTTTACTGTGGGTTAAAAGCCGGTAACCTGATACTGGAAGTGTATAAATTTATGGATGAAGACAGGCACTTTTTATTTTCGCCTGCCAATAATTTATT from Mucilaginibacter sp. SJ includes:
- a CDS encoding RNA polymerase sigma factor, giving the protein MQSKLSDIELIEQTLAGNRFAYADLVKRHQRFVFTLAMRFAKGREDAEEIAQDCFVKAYRSLASFQGQSKFSTWLYSIVYTTAMTFLRKKRVDTDSIDDEGTFVQVESHESAYDTNNAENKSRSYYLNQAIEQLLPDDATIITLFYKGEQSLEEIAQTMGIETNTVKVKLFRARQRLKEKLERNLKHEVKELI
- a CDS encoding TonB-dependent receptor is translated as MKLKIFVLSISILLSNARLYAQQKTISGTVIDSATRMPVNGVTVVLNPVNQTAITSETGYFSYRNVGPAALSLTITAVGYQKKVIPLTGYGLKPLICLSPKQTLLTDVVITANNPNPYKAISETDIKLRGVSNSQEVLRIVPGLFIGQHQGGGKAEQIFLRGFDNDHGTDINMSVDGMPINMVSQAHGQGYADSHFIIPETIESTNYQKGMYNAEKGDLAVTGFVNFNTANAISANQIKIEGGQFNTYRVFGMVNLLGEKAKVNNQSWYAASEYRYSDSYFDNPQHFKRFNFFTKYHGRLNADNWLTVSTSALSSAWKASGQIPESAVNEDVVGFYGALDPNEGGTTSRINVNAQLLTGLSNHDILENQFYYSRYKFDLHTNFTFYLADTVHGDEIRQRESRNLYGYNGSYLHEAYIGSTRLTTEAGINIRLDITKGSELSHTVNNFTVIDPIKLGDITELNAGAYLNEMFRFSSKFSMNAGLRFDQFYYRYNNKLATDSTLNGIGIYTANNNAVSPKLNFYYQVNDKTQLYLLTGKGFHSNDTRVVVAQGGLQTLPAAYGADLGTVFKPAKNLLFNAALWYSYLQKEYVYGGDGGSVEFSGRTRRIGFDLSGRYQPLKSLYFDADVNYAHGRSLDDPAGANYIPLAPVWSSTGGITYIFKYGFNGSLRYRYLGDRAANADYSLIARGYFINDLVLNYTRPKYEIGLTINNLFNVKWKETQFETVTRLKNQAPVDGIAFTAGTKFAALVHLSYFFK